From Sporosarcina sp. FSL W7-1349, a single genomic window includes:
- a CDS encoding DMT family transporter, with protein MAWTSLILAGLCEMFGVAMINKLHKDRNWQALVLLILGFGFSFLFLAYAMKSLPMGTAYAIWTGIGASGGAILGMILYGESKDWKRIVFIAMVLGAAIGLKLIS; from the coding sequence ATGGCATGGACATCGTTAATCTTAGCAGGCTTATGTGAAATGTTCGGGGTTGCCATGATCAATAAATTGCATAAAGATCGCAATTGGCAAGCGTTAGTATTATTAATACTCGGATTTGGATTCAGTTTTCTATTTCTTGCGTACGCGATGAAATCACTGCCAATGGGGACAGCCTACGCAATTTGGACCGGAATCGGTGCTTCTGGGGGAGCCATATTAGGGATGATTTTATATGGCGAGTCAAAAGATTGGAAAAGAATAGTTTTTATAGCAATGGTGTTAGGGGCAGCGATTGGTTTGAAGCTCATCTCGTAA
- a CDS encoding EAL domain-containing protein: MRKIPNPFTKNSPAINKSSTDFDKHLNHFEEMIDFGMWKYDVQEDKGLWSEKMFEIFNIPIKQAPSFNKVLERVHADDQSKFLEWYQKVLQDKTGYRLTYRIVKEDGELKFLDQTCDVIVDETGTVTHLIGTTIDITESRKIEQALRKHLHKARKVAEVIEAGVWSVDVRNNSMYYLSPRLSAISGYESINLTDDQNTWRNIIHKDDVPRYDERNENLNPDQVESIEYRIFHKDGDIKWVRDEVIPTYDEDGQLISLEGIITDITNFVESERRMAYLAYHDHLTGLPNRRLFDERLEDILEESKAEGKTFSVFYMDVDGFKRINDSLGHKMGDRLLEEFSQRVKEILPEQTLLSRLGGDEFAVIVPNISGSKDTVEIAKKLITNLQQPYKFDTVELYATASIGISIYPLDGDNAKALLDKADIALYRAKEMGKNTYQLFMPSMNVETYKLYTLDQDLRKAMDRNEFFLHYQPKVESKTGLMVGAEALIRWYHPEWKLVSAGEFIPLSEENGLIFPITSWVFRSVCEQLKKWSREGVKLVPIAINISPKLFLKNDWEVELVQIIEETGIDPTLLELEITESELIKNGDSFIHSINKLKSYGIKISLDDFGTGYSSLFYLKQFELDTLKLDRSLITPLDEKSSIIKAVIQLAHDMNMTVVAEGVETIEQREFLKQQECDLIQGYLFSKPIPAEEFIDLLHQPILRPTKHNSFQPGKERRKGFRIEPAFPLSAHMTIAKYKGNYVTMGTTEILIENIGVGGLRFLSTVNLPVNPDIILKFETEILGETTSVMGTIVWREVVGEFFRYGIQFNTSESMQQSLVRTLNRFAIQLKTDPAPPNCSFMKDGIFKRLSEIKNG, encoded by the coding sequence ATGAGGAAAATCCCGAATCCATTTACGAAAAATTCCCCGGCTATAAATAAATCGTCCACCGATTTTGATAAGCATTTGAATCACTTTGAAGAAATGATCGATTTCGGTATGTGGAAATATGATGTTCAGGAGGACAAGGGGTTATGGTCTGAAAAGATGTTTGAAATTTTCAACATACCAATTAAACAAGCTCCTTCCTTCAACAAAGTTCTGGAACGGGTCCATGCAGATGATCAAAGTAAGTTTCTGGAATGGTATCAGAAAGTGCTGCAGGATAAAACCGGCTATCGCCTCACCTATCGGATTGTCAAAGAGGATGGGGAGTTGAAATTTCTGGACCAGACTTGCGATGTGATCGTCGACGAGACCGGGACAGTCACCCATTTAATAGGAACTACCATCGACATTACGGAGAGTCGGAAGATAGAGCAGGCATTACGGAAACATCTCCATAAAGCGAGAAAAGTCGCAGAAGTTATCGAAGCGGGCGTGTGGTCGGTGGATGTGCGAAATAATTCGATGTACTATTTGTCCCCAAGACTTTCTGCAATTAGTGGTTACGAATCCATTAACCTGACCGACGATCAGAATACATGGCGGAACATTATCCATAAAGACGACGTGCCCCGATATGATGAAAGAAATGAAAACCTGAATCCGGATCAAGTGGAGAGCATTGAATACCGGATTTTTCATAAGGACGGGGATATCAAATGGGTCCGGGATGAAGTGATCCCCACGTATGACGAAGACGGGCAGCTTATTTCGCTGGAAGGAATCATAACGGATATCACGAATTTTGTGGAGAGCGAACGGCGAATGGCTTATTTGGCATATCATGATCATTTGACAGGCCTTCCCAATCGCCGATTATTTGATGAAAGACTGGAAGATATTCTGGAAGAGTCGAAAGCAGAAGGAAAGACATTCTCTGTTTTTTATATGGATGTGGACGGATTCAAACGCATCAATGATTCATTGGGACATAAAATGGGCGATCGATTATTGGAGGAATTTTCGCAAAGGGTCAAGGAAATCCTTCCTGAACAGACCCTCTTATCCCGTCTTGGTGGAGATGAGTTCGCAGTCATTGTTCCGAATATTTCAGGAAGTAAGGATACCGTTGAAATAGCGAAAAAGTTAATAACAAATCTCCAACAGCCTTATAAATTCGACACAGTGGAGCTTTATGCGACGGCTAGCATCGGGATATCCATCTACCCTTTGGACGGCGATAACGCGAAAGCTTTACTCGATAAAGCCGATATAGCATTATATCGCGCAAAGGAGATGGGAAAAAACACCTACCAGCTCTTCATGCCATCCATGAATGTGGAAACTTACAAATTGTATACGCTCGATCAGGATTTGCGGAAAGCGATGGATCGAAATGAGTTCTTTCTCCATTATCAACCGAAAGTGGAGTCCAAAACGGGATTGATGGTAGGCGCAGAAGCATTGATTCGCTGGTATCATCCCGAATGGAAATTGGTTTCGGCCGGAGAATTCATCCCTTTGTCCGAGGAGAATGGATTGATTTTCCCGATTACCTCTTGGGTGTTCCGTTCGGTTTGTGAACAGTTGAAAAAATGGTCTAGGGAAGGGGTGAAGCTTGTCCCGATTGCCATCAATATTTCCCCAAAACTATTTTTGAAAAATGATTGGGAAGTAGAGTTAGTCCAGATTATTGAAGAAACCGGTATTGATCCGACGTTACTGGAATTGGAAATAACGGAAAGTGAACTCATCAAAAATGGCGATTCCTTTATTCATTCCATAAACAAACTGAAATCCTATGGAATCAAAATTTCATTGGATGATTTCGGCACAGGGTATTCTTCCCTTTTCTACTTAAAGCAGTTTGAGTTGGATACACTCAAGCTGGACCGTTCTCTGATCACCCCACTGGATGAAAAATCATCCATCATCAAGGCAGTCATTCAATTAGCCCATGATATGAACATGACCGTCGTGGCGGAAGGCGTTGAAACGATAGAACAACGCGAATTCCTTAAGCAACAGGAATGCGACCTCATACAAGGCTATCTATTCAGTAAGCCGATACCAGCCGAGGAATTCATCGATCTCCTTCACCAGCCTATTCTTCGACCTACTAAACATAACTCATTTCAGCCTGGAAAAGAGAGAAGAAAGGGATTTCGGATTGAACCGGCCTTTCCCCTTTCCGCTCATATGACAATCGCCAAATACAAGGGAAACTATGTCACGATGGGAACGACTGAAATTTTGATTGAAAATATCGGAGTTGGCGGTCTTCGGTTTTTATCAACTGTCAATCTACCGGTAAACCCGGACATTATCCTAAAATTCGAGACCGAAATACTCGGAGAAACGACCAGTGTAATGGGTACAATCGTCTGGCGTGAAGTAGTCGGAGAATTTTTCCGGTACGGGATTCAATTCAATACTTCTGAAAGCATGCAACAATCGCTGGTTCGAACCTTGAACCGTTTCGCCATCCAACTAAAAACAGATCCAGCCCCTCCCAATTGCAGTTTCATGAAAGATGGAATTTTTAAGCGGCTTTCTGAAATAAAGAATGGTTGA
- the purF gene encoding amidophosphoribosyltransferase — MLAELRGINEECGVFGIWGNEDAAQITYYGLHALQHRGQEGAGIATKNGKGLQVIKGEGLVNEVFSGDKIEGLKGRSAIGQVRYTTEDGRGIENVQPLVFRSTTGSMAIAHNGNLVNARDLKEHLEKQGSIFQTTSDTEVLAHLIKRSSGSLTQRDRVKKALAILKGAFAFVLLTEEGLMVAQDPNGLRPLSLGKLGDAWVVASETCAFDIIGAEHIRSVEPGELLIINDKGLQSERFAPAADRAICSMEYVYFSRPDSDIDDINIHMARKRCGKQLAREVHIDADVVTGVPDSSISAAIGFSEESGIPYELGLIKNRYVGRTFIQPSQALREKGVKMKLSPVHQVVNGKRVVMVDDSIVRGTTSRRIVSLLKEAGATEVHVVIASPPLVSPCYYGVDISTDSELIATGRSVEEVRELIGADSLTFLSIEGMLNAMGRSPQMKNCGQCLACFTGEYPTDIYSDTAMPHEKEIVR; from the coding sequence ATGCTTGCTGAACTCAGAGGCATAAACGAAGAGTGCGGCGTGTTTGGCATTTGGGGAAATGAAGATGCGGCGCAGATCACGTACTATGGTCTGCACGCGCTGCAACACCGAGGGCAGGAAGGCGCAGGTATTGCAACGAAGAATGGAAAAGGGCTCCAAGTCATTAAAGGCGAAGGCTTAGTGAATGAAGTGTTCTCCGGCGACAAGATAGAAGGGTTGAAAGGGCGAAGTGCAATCGGGCAAGTCCGTTATACGACGGAAGACGGCCGCGGCATTGAGAACGTCCAACCCCTCGTATTCCGTTCTACGACAGGAAGCATGGCCATCGCTCATAATGGGAACCTCGTCAACGCGCGTGACTTGAAAGAACATTTGGAGAAGCAAGGCAGCATTTTCCAAACGACATCGGATACAGAAGTGCTCGCCCATTTGATCAAGAGAAGCAGCGGCTCGTTGACACAGCGGGATCGTGTGAAAAAAGCATTGGCGATTTTGAAGGGTGCTTTTGCCTTTGTTCTATTGACGGAGGAAGGTCTCATGGTGGCGCAGGATCCGAACGGCTTGCGTCCGCTATCCCTCGGGAAGCTGGGGGATGCGTGGGTAGTCGCTTCGGAGACATGTGCGTTTGATATTATCGGTGCGGAACATATCCGTTCGGTCGAGCCCGGAGAATTATTGATCATCAATGATAAGGGGCTGCAGTCGGAACGGTTTGCGCCGGCCGCGGATCGGGCAATCTGTTCGATGGAGTATGTTTACTTCTCCCGGCCGGATTCGGATATAGATGATATCAACATCCATATGGCACGGAAACGATGCGGAAAGCAGTTGGCCCGGGAAGTCCACATCGATGCTGATGTCGTGACCGGGGTGCCGGATTCAAGCATTTCGGCAGCAATCGGATTTTCCGAGGAGAGCGGCATTCCATATGAGCTCGGTCTCATAAAAAACCGATATGTCGGTCGGACGTTCATTCAACCCTCCCAGGCTTTACGGGAAAAAGGGGTGAAGATGAAGCTGTCCCCGGTCCATCAAGTGGTCAATGGCAAACGGGTTGTCATGGTTGACGACTCGATTGTGCGGGGAACGACTTCGAGACGGATCGTGTCGTTACTGAAAGAGGCAGGCGCCACGGAAGTCCATGTCGTCATCGCTTCTCCTCCGCTCGTCAGTCCATGTTATTATGGGGTGGATATCAGTACGGACTCCGAGCTCATTGCAACGGGCCGGTCCGTAGAGGAGGTCCGGGAACTGATCGGTGCGGATTCCCTGACATTCCTTTCAATAGAAGGAATGTTGAACGCGATGGGCCGTTCCCCTCAAATGAAAAATTGTGGGCAATGCTTGGCTTGCTTTACGGGCGAATATCCGACAGACATCTATTCGGATACAGCGATGCCACATGAAAAAGAAATCGTACGATAG
- the purH gene encoding bifunctional phosphoribosylaminoimidazolecarboxamide formyltransferase/IMP cyclohydrolase yields the protein MKKRALLSVSDKSGILEFAQALEGLGYELLSTGGTMKHLKDNGVAVTAVDEVTGFPEIMEGRVKTLNPMIHGGLLAKQDDPSHQAQMEEHGIRPIDIVCVNLYPFKETISKPDVSVEDAIENIDIGGPAMLRASAKNHAYVTVIVDAVDYDQVLSELKAEGHTTPETRRRLAAKVFRHTAAYDALISGYLTELTGEEFPEQVTYTYELKQPLRYGENPHQKAAFYSRPLGSDFSIAYAEQLHGKELSYNNIQDANAAIQIVKEFDAPAAVAVKHMNPCGVGTGVTISEAFNKAYEADPVSIFGGIVALNREVDAATAEQLSGIFLEIVIAPSFTPEAIELLTAKKNIRLLTISFEQNKKDQWNTVSVEGGLLMQEPDAYGFADADIRVATDREPTNEEWEALRLGWAVVKHVKSNAIVVSDSQMTLGVGAGQMNRVGAANIALTQAGERAKGAALASDAFFPMNDTVEAAAQAGITAIIQPGGSVKDEDSIKKANEYGIAMVFTGVRHFKH from the coding sequence GTGAAAAAACGTGCATTGCTGAGTGTGTCGGATAAAAGCGGCATATTGGAATTCGCCCAGGCGCTGGAAGGGCTGGGTTATGAGCTTTTATCGACAGGCGGAACAATGAAGCATTTGAAAGACAACGGTGTCGCGGTGACAGCGGTTGACGAGGTGACCGGTTTTCCGGAAATCATGGAAGGCCGCGTGAAAACACTTAACCCGATGATCCATGGCGGGCTGCTGGCCAAACAGGATGATCCATCACACCAAGCGCAAATGGAGGAACACGGCATCCGTCCGATCGATATCGTCTGCGTCAATCTGTATCCATTCAAAGAAACCATTTCCAAACCGGATGTATCTGTCGAAGATGCGATTGAAAATATCGATATCGGCGGTCCGGCCATGCTTCGTGCATCTGCGAAGAACCATGCCTATGTGACCGTTATTGTCGACGCTGTAGATTACGATCAAGTCTTGTCCGAATTAAAAGCGGAAGGCCACACGACACCTGAAACACGCCGCCGTCTTGCAGCGAAAGTGTTCCGTCATACCGCAGCGTACGATGCACTCATTTCGGGCTATTTAACAGAGCTGACGGGCGAAGAATTCCCGGAACAAGTGACGTATACATACGAGCTGAAGCAACCGCTCCGATATGGAGAAAACCCACATCAAAAAGCGGCATTTTATAGCCGTCCGCTCGGCTCGGATTTCTCGATCGCCTATGCGGAGCAATTGCACGGCAAAGAGCTTTCGTACAACAATATCCAGGATGCCAATGCGGCAATCCAGATCGTTAAGGAATTCGATGCGCCTGCAGCGGTTGCGGTGAAACATATGAATCCTTGCGGCGTCGGAACGGGAGTAACGATTTCTGAGGCATTCAATAAAGCATATGAAGCGGATCCGGTTTCCATTTTCGGCGGAATTGTCGCACTCAACCGTGAAGTCGATGCGGCGACGGCTGAGCAATTGTCGGGGATTTTCCTGGAAATCGTCATTGCACCTTCCTTCACGCCGGAAGCGATTGAACTGCTGACAGCGAAAAAGAACATCCGCCTATTGACGATTTCATTCGAACAAAACAAGAAAGACCAGTGGAACACGGTATCTGTAGAAGGCGGACTGTTAATGCAGGAGCCGGATGCGTACGGTTTCGCGGATGCGGATATTCGCGTTGCAACCGACCGTGAGCCGACGAACGAAGAATGGGAAGCATTGCGCCTTGGCTGGGCAGTTGTGAAGCACGTGAAATCCAATGCGATCGTCGTCTCGGATTCCCAGATGACGCTGGGCGTCGGAGCGGGTCAAATGAACCGTGTCGGAGCAGCGAATATCGCATTGACGCAAGCAGGGGAGCGTGCCAAAGGGGCGGCACTCGCATCTGACGCATTCTTCCCTATGAACGATACCGTTGAAGCAGCGGCACAAGCCGGCATTACGGCAATCATTCAGCCGGGTGGTTCTGTGAAAGATGAAGATTCGATCAAGAAAGCGAACGAATACGGCATCGCCATGGTCTTCACAGGCGTCCGTCATTTCAAACATTAA
- the purD gene encoding phosphoribosylamine--glycine ligase, translating into MKVLVIGSGGREHAIARQFNQSPSVKSVFVAPGNDGMKADAEVVAIQATDFEALAAFAKENGIDLTFVGPEQPLAEGIVDYFAEQGLTAFGPTKAAALIEGSKSFAKELMVKYNIPTAAYGTFTDAEEAKAFIREQGAPIVVKADGLAAGKGVIVATTLDEALEAVDDMIGNQKFGESSSKVVIEEFLDGEEFSYMSFVHDGQIYPMVIAQDHKRAYDGDKGPNTGGMGAYSPVPQISESVVQEAYDKVVVPTVEAMAAEGTPFTGILYAGLILTKEGPKVIEFNARFGDPETQIVLPRMASDFGEFMSALMAGQPYNLKWHDESMLGVVVAADGYPGDVVKGNPLPNLDELRSHGLEVFHAGTKLEGDRYVGNGGRVLLIAAQADSLKEAQEKVYAGLSQLEWDGFFYRKDIGWRTFE; encoded by the coding sequence GTGAAAGTACTCGTTATTGGCAGTGGCGGCCGGGAGCATGCGATTGCCCGTCAGTTCAATCAATCACCTTCCGTGAAGAGCGTATTTGTCGCTCCGGGCAATGACGGCATGAAAGCCGATGCGGAAGTCGTCGCAATCCAGGCGACGGATTTTGAAGCACTTGCGGCATTCGCCAAGGAAAACGGCATCGATTTGACCTTTGTCGGTCCGGAGCAACCGTTGGCGGAAGGAATTGTGGACTATTTTGCAGAGCAAGGCCTGACAGCTTTCGGACCGACGAAAGCAGCGGCTTTGATCGAAGGCAGCAAGTCATTCGCAAAAGAATTGATGGTCAAATATAATATTCCGACCGCGGCATATGGCACCTTCACCGATGCGGAAGAGGCAAAGGCGTTCATCCGCGAGCAGGGCGCGCCGATTGTCGTAAAAGCGGACGGCCTGGCAGCAGGCAAAGGCGTAATCGTTGCGACTACATTGGATGAGGCGCTTGAAGCAGTGGATGATATGATTGGCAATCAAAAATTCGGCGAGTCCTCCTCCAAAGTGGTCATCGAAGAATTTTTGGACGGCGAGGAATTCTCGTATATGTCTTTTGTCCACGACGGGCAGATCTATCCGATGGTCATCGCCCAAGATCATAAGCGTGCCTATGACGGAGACAAAGGTCCGAATACGGGCGGAATGGGTGCGTATTCTCCGGTTCCGCAAATCTCGGAAAGCGTCGTGCAAGAGGCATATGACAAGGTCGTCGTACCGACAGTGGAAGCGATGGCGGCGGAAGGAACCCCGTTTACGGGAATCTTATATGCCGGTTTGATCCTGACAAAGGAAGGGCCGAAAGTGATCGAGTTCAACGCACGTTTTGGCGATCCGGAAACACAAATCGTCCTCCCGCGAATGGCGTCCGATTTCGGTGAATTCATGTCCGCTCTGATGGCGGGACAACCGTATAACCTGAAATGGCATGACGAGTCGATGCTCGGTGTCGTCGTCGCAGCGGACGGGTATCCGGGGGATGTCGTAAAAGGCAATCCATTGCCGAATCTGGATGAATTGAGATCCCACGGGCTGGAAGTATTCCACGCTGGAACAAAATTGGAAGGCGATCGCTATGTCGGCAATGGCGGACGTGTGTTGTTAATTGCCGCGCAGGCGGATTCGTTGAAGGAAGCGCAGGAAAAGGTGTACGCAGGTCTCTCCCAGCTTGAATGGGACGGATTTTTCTACCGGAAAGACATCGGCTGGCGGACATTTGAATAA
- the purN gene encoding phosphoribosylglycinamide formyltransferase, whose amino-acid sequence MTDKKKIAVFASGSGSNFAAIEEACRNGELNAEIVMMVTDKPEAYVVERAELAGVPVAGFRPKDYGAKQAYEEAVLSVLQEAGAEWLILAGYMRLVGPVLLEAYPNRIVNIHPSLLPAFPGKDAIGQAIEKGVKVTGVTVHLVDEGMDTGPILAQRAVDVIECDVDKTAKAIHAVEHGLYKETLQQLFN is encoded by the coding sequence ATGACCGATAAGAAAAAAATTGCCGTTTTCGCTTCTGGAAGCGGCAGTAATTTTGCGGCAATCGAAGAAGCTTGCCGCAACGGGGAACTGAATGCGGAAATCGTCATGATGGTGACAGATAAGCCCGAGGCGTACGTCGTGGAACGGGCAGAACTAGCAGGAGTCCCGGTCGCAGGTTTCCGTCCGAAAGATTATGGGGCGAAGCAGGCTTATGAAGAAGCCGTTCTCTCCGTACTGCAGGAAGCGGGGGCGGAATGGCTTATACTGGCAGGCTATATGCGGCTAGTCGGTCCGGTTTTATTAGAAGCGTATCCGAACCGGATCGTCAACATCCATCCATCGTTGCTTCCTGCTTTCCCTGGTAAGGATGCGATCGGCCAGGCCATCGAAAAGGGCGTCAAAGTGACAGGCGTCACCGTCCATCTGGTAGATGAAGGGATGGATACAGGGCCGATCTTAGCACAGCGCGCGGTCGATGTAATCGAATGCGATGTGGACAAGACGGCGAAAGCGATCCATGCGGTGGAGCATGGGTTGTATAAAGAGACTTTGCAGCAGTTGTTTAACTAG
- a CDS encoding DMT family transporter, with protein sequence MNANWMKVFIAAFFEVFWVIGLKHANDFWTWTGTVISIIISFYLMIMAGRKLPVGTVYAVFVGLGTAGTIFSEILFFEEPFKIGKILLILFLLAGVIGLKLVTKDEVQEGDEV encoded by the coding sequence ATGAATGCAAACTGGATGAAAGTATTCATCGCTGCTTTTTTTGAAGTTTTTTGGGTCATCGGATTAAAACATGCAAATGACTTTTGGACATGGACTGGAACAGTAATTTCCATCATCATCAGTTTTTATTTAATGATAATGGCTGGACGAAAACTTCCCGTGGGAACGGTATATGCGGTTTTTGTTGGTCTTGGTACAGCAGGGACCATCTTTTCTGAAATTCTATTCTTTGAGGAACCATTTAAAATAGGAAAAATCTTATTGATTTTATTTTTATTAGCTGGGGTCATTGGCTTGAAATTAGTGACAAAGGACGAAGTTCAGGAAGGGGATGAAGTTTAA
- a CDS encoding Ger(x)C family spore germination protein: protein MAGKRKVMKNFFFIAMIASLLLQTGCAFKDIDKRIFVLAIGIDPSEKVRDGFKVTLKLAKPAGDVKQAISQDFTYLSHDSDSIAEAIRKMESYVDKKLDLGHARSIVINKELISKDLNTFMDVFTRRGDIQMIAYVAVSEKTAEETVTFAPDTEPPATIALFNFFDNTGTDSPYISTTFLFEMRRKALNKGINAVLPIIDINEEKKHFEVNKSLVLKWGGEPVELTQLQTKYLNSLIKDVNEFNYEIKEDDHHMVLFINRVKMKYKIILDEGAPRIDIYIKKSGVISESSKVLDNRHLKKYSEQAEKDVKKKVMELLTKLQENNVDPFGFGLRYRATRLSREDLMDEWERIYPEIKFNVMVNVKLKSTGAIE from the coding sequence ATGGCGGGAAAGCGAAAAGTGATGAAAAATTTTTTCTTCATTGCGATGATAGCATCCTTGCTTCTTCAAACAGGTTGCGCCTTCAAAGATATTGACAAAAGGATTTTTGTATTGGCAATTGGCATAGATCCTTCTGAAAAAGTGAGAGATGGCTTCAAAGTGACATTGAAGCTCGCAAAACCGGCTGGTGACGTCAAACAAGCTATTTCACAAGACTTTACGTATTTATCGCATGACTCGGATTCGATTGCAGAAGCAATCCGTAAAATGGAATCCTATGTTGATAAAAAGTTGGATTTAGGTCATGCGAGAAGCATCGTTATTAACAAAGAATTGATTTCAAAGGATTTAAACACGTTCATGGATGTTTTCACTAGACGTGGGGATATTCAAATGATCGCTTATGTTGCCGTTTCTGAAAAGACTGCTGAGGAAACGGTTACCTTTGCGCCGGATACTGAACCTCCTGCAACGATTGCTTTATTCAATTTTTTCGATAATACCGGTACGGATAGTCCTTATATCTCGACAACTTTTCTATTCGAAATGAGACGAAAAGCATTAAACAAGGGCATAAATGCCGTTTTACCTATCATCGATATTAATGAGGAGAAGAAACATTTTGAAGTAAATAAATCACTCGTACTCAAATGGGGGGGAGAGCCGGTAGAACTGACACAACTCCAAACGAAATATTTAAATTCACTTATAAAAGATGTAAACGAGTTTAACTATGAAATTAAAGAAGATGATCATCACATGGTGTTATTCATCAACAGAGTAAAAATGAAATATAAAATCATCCTCGACGAAGGTGCCCCTCGAATCGATATATATATTAAGAAGAGTGGTGTTATCAGTGAATCAAGTAAGGTTTTGGACAATAGGCATTTAAAAAAGTACAGTGAGCAAGCGGAAAAAGATGTTAAAAAGAAAGTGATGGAGTTATTGACAAAGCTCCAAGAGAACAATGTCGATCCGTTCGGATTCGGCTTGCGTTACCGAGCGACGAGACTATCGCGGGAGGATTTGATGGATGAATGGGAACGCATATATCCCGAAATCAAATTCAATGTCATGGTGAATGTTAAATTAAAAAGCACGGGAGCGATCGAATAA
- the purM gene encoding phosphoribosylformylglycinamidine cyclo-ligase, protein MSKAYEKAGVNIEAGYESVERMKSHVARTARKGVAGTFGGFGGMFDLSALNFKEPVLISGTDGVGTKLKLAFLADKHDTIGIDCVAMCVNDIVAQGAEPLYFLDYIALGKAVPEKVEAIVKGIADGCVQSGAALIGGETAEMPGLYDVDEYDLAGFAVGACEKSDIITGEKVADGDVLVGIASSGIHSNGYSLVRKIVLEDQGYAIDQTIEGYEELGTVGDALLQPTKIYAKPVLQMHKELNVHSMGHITGGGFFENLPRMLAEGFGVEIDLGSWPVLPVFNMLKEKGELTDKDLYSVFNMGIGFVVALPEADAARAIEIAAEHGEQAYLIGRVVKGEGVVFTGTHDGSLEA, encoded by the coding sequence ATGTCGAAGGCGTATGAAAAAGCGGGTGTAAATATTGAAGCGGGCTATGAGTCCGTTGAACGTATGAAGTCGCATGTGGCTCGGACGGCGAGGAAGGGTGTCGCGGGTACGTTTGGCGGATTCGGCGGCATGTTCGACTTGTCCGCTCTCAACTTTAAAGAGCCGGTTTTGATTTCCGGAACGGATGGGGTCGGGACGAAGTTGAAGCTTGCGTTCCTGGCGGACAAGCACGATACGATCGGAATTGATTGTGTGGCAATGTGCGTGAATGATATCGTGGCGCAAGGAGCCGAGCCATTGTATTTCCTTGACTATATTGCGCTTGGAAAAGCGGTTCCGGAAAAGGTCGAAGCGATCGTAAAAGGAATTGCGGATGGCTGTGTCCAATCGGGCGCCGCATTGATCGGCGGGGAAACGGCGGAAATGCCGGGCCTCTATGATGTGGATGAATATGACTTGGCGGGATTTGCGGTCGGTGCATGCGAGAAGAGCGACATCATCACAGGAGAAAAAGTGGCGGATGGTGATGTTCTTGTCGGAATTGCTTCGAGCGGGATCCATTCCAACGGCTATTCGCTCGTCCGGAAAATCGTTTTGGAAGATCAAGGCTATGCAATCGACCAAACGATTGAAGGCTATGAAGAGCTAGGCACAGTCGGCGACGCATTGCTCCAACCGACGAAAATCTATGCAAAACCGGTCTTGCAAATGCACAAGGAACTGAATGTCCATTCGATGGGCCATATTACAGGCGGAGGATTCTTCGAGAACTTGCCTCGTATGTTGGCGGAAGGGTTCGGAGTAGAGATTGATCTTGGGTCTTGGCCAGTTCTTCCGGTATTCAACATGCTGAAAGAAAAAGGCGAATTGACGGATAAAGACTTGTATAGCGTCTTCAATATGGGAATCGGTTTTGTCGTTGCACTACCGGAAGCTGATGCGGCGAGAGCGATTGAAATCGCAGCGGAACATGGTGAACAGGCATATTTGATCGGCCGTGTCGTAAAAGGCGAAGGTGTTGTGTTCACAGGAACGCACGACGGGAGTTTGGAAGCATGA